The genome window TAAGCTTAGAACAAAGAGTTTGGAGAGCAAATTACAGGAATTTTGCAAAGGCTGACAACCGAGGAGGATTATCAAAGGCAGGTGGGTAGTATTGGGTTTGACAAGTGAATCATCCCACATAAGTGATATAACCAGGATGGCAACAGACGTCACAAATGAATCTTCAAGGATTGGAGAACAATAAAATCAGGAATGATTGTCACTGACGGGGGGAGTAAGTGCTGAGGAAATCCAACAAAACATAGATTTCAACTGTACCAAAATTGATAAAGGTGATTTAGGAAATCTTCTGTAAATAAGTAAAACAAACTGGGCACTGTTCAATGCTGCATAAGACGGCAGAGGGAGGTCCCAGTAAGAAAAGTCAATCAGAAAACTATGGAGGACAATCTGGAGCAAAGACATAGGGTGAAGGACACCAAGatcggggtggcacaatggcacagtggttcgcactgctgcctcataacatcagggacctgggtttgattcctggcgtgggtcactgcctgtgcagagtttgcacgttcttcccgtgtctatgtgggttttctctgggtgctacagtttcctcccacagtccaaaagatatgctggttaggtgcattggccctcctaaattctctctgtgtaactgaacaggctcCGGATTATGGCgacaaagggattttcacagtaactttattgtaagcctacttgtgacactaataaataaacttagaattATAATACTTACAGGATGGCGAGCTGTTTACCTGGAGTTGTGCATATTAAGTAATATTAAGACAGCAATAGAATATAATTTAAGATAGACTGGTGAAGGTGGGAGGAAGGTAGGGAGATCTTTAATGAGGTGCATTATTGGGTACAAGGCAATCAAGCAGGTAATAATGCAAACTCACACCAACTAGAGACCAGCTACAATGTTGAGGAATATGAGGAGAGGAGAATATTTACATGGATGCTAAACACATTTGAAATATGATGCCACAACTGTTGTGGCATTTGGGAACTAGAGTGTGGTGGATGGATGAGTGAGTGATGTGGCTAAATCCCGAGGATAGAGATTAATATAGAGTGCTTGGAAGGTGAGAGAGTCCTGAACATCAGTTACACATTGGAGGCAAAAGATACCTTGagagtggagttagaggacaggTCTAATTCAGAAAAGGTATTTGCGCTAACATTCTTCTTCAAGCAGGTTGACAAAACTTGTGGAATAAACTTTCGGATAAAGTGGCGGAGGTCAAACATTGGGATCATTTAAGAAACTATTGAATGTCATAGTGGGGTGACTTCaggaactaaaacagaaaatgctggaagacctcagcaggtctgacagcatccgtggagagagaatagtgtcaacatttcgagtcagggtgacccttcctcagagctaaCCAGGAACTGCTCAGTTTGGTGAATGAAAGTTACTTTTGTAATgatgctgaaataaaagcaataaactctgcaggtctggcagcatcagtggagagaaagagggagtccAATTTTCTTCGGAACGATATTGATGTCTGAATACTGTTAGAAAGTCAGGCCAGGTAAAAGAACACACATTTCAAAACTTCTAAACTAGCAAAAATAAAATATAACAATGAACTCACAGAGAGGAGTGAAATATGAGACACCCAGCATCGTGAATACCTGCTGCAGCTTGGCATGAAGATTGGATTGGGAGCTTTCATTGATTACCTGTCTAGTGGCACGGTGgtgcaatgattagcactgctgcctcacagtgccagggacctgggttcgattcccggcttgggtcactgtctgtgtggagtttgcacgttctccccgtgtctgcgtgggtttccgccgggtgctccggtttcttcccacactccaaacatgtgcaagttaggtgcattggcaatgctaaattttcccttagtgtacctgaactggcgccagagtgtggagactcggggattttcacagtaacttcattgcagtgttaatgtaagcctacttgtgacactaataaataaacttttactttgttGTGTCCAGTTGGCACAATGACACATTCCAGTAGGCATCGTTTTGTTCTTTGCCACTTACTTTAAATATCAGTTCCTGGGATGATCGTTTCAGCTCCTCTAGTTGTTCCACTTTGGTTTTGCAGTCAGCCAGCACGCCGATCAAAGTGAAATTGCTTCGCAGTTCCTTCTCCAACTCTTCAATCCTGCGTGTCTGCTGCTGGTTCCGTTCCTTCTCAGTCGCCAGTTCCAGTTGCAGCAACCCAACCTGACAGCTCGAAGAATTTAACTCCACACTCAGCTGCCTGATCTCAGCCTGGCTGCATGCATATTTCACCCGGATCTCCCGGATTTCCTCCGCACTTTCCTCGGTGGTGGGATTGGAGACACTCTCGCTCTCCCGGAGTTCCTGATCTGTCATTGCTTCCGAATCCTGACCCTGTTCACCTTCAGGCAATGGGCTCCCCATGCCGTCTGCCTCCAAGGAATGGTCACCTCCTGGCAACGTCCTGCTCACCGGCTCTTGCTGAAGatcttcaagcattttccctggaTCTTCACCATCAGCCTCCACGGATTCGCTCCCCTCCACCGGAAAACTGCAGCCCAGTATGAGATCCTCAACATTGACCAGGACCTCGCTGCCTTTTGCCATCCCTGCCTTTTCCCGGGTGCCCGCAAGAGGCGGGGGCTCTTGGATATCTGGGGAGCAGGGTTCACTTCCCTCCTCGGCGTCCTCACTGGAATATGATTCACTCTCCATTTCTTTCAAGCCAACACCACAACTCTTTCAGCCGAAGGCAAGTCAGCCTATTTTTTTTAAGTCCCGTTATTTCTCCGCTCTCAGTCAACCCCAATCCTTCCCTTCTGAGGAATAATTCTCCCCGCAGTCTGATGAATTATTGTGGCAGGGTTATCCCgaacctcctgctcctgtgtctaaATTTGGCTGCGAGGAGTCTCGTTGTCCCGCCTCCCACTGTTGTTTCTGTGCAACTTCTGTCCCCATACCGCCTCCACTCACTATTCTCTCCATTCCATCTGCCCCATTTGTCGCTATGGCTAAAAGTTTGTCTTCACCAATTTACAGCCGGGGAGTAAAGCTAAAGGACTAAATCCTAAAAGCAGCTTCGTCCTTTTGCAAGCTCTTCACAAATGCTCGCACTACCAccagaaaatttaaaaaaaccaTTCTGATTCAAGCAtatgaggagagaaaagaaattGTTACGGCAAGGTCATTTTCAGAAGAATTTAATTATGGGCTTCCAGCGCCGTGTCATAATAATCTGGCATTTCAGCAATTGGAAATCATTGTGTAAACACCCTCTGTCGCCTCTTCCGTTACATTTACTGTCATTTAAGATATTGGAAAGACACCAATGATGCTCCAGGTTACCGAGGGGTGTCTCCTCTACAAAGTGGTGGATTAGAAAtatagaaagtaggagcaggaataggccatttggcccttggagcctgctccaccattcatcaggatcagcccaactcaatagcctaatcctgctttctcccattacctttgatcccattcacctcaagtgctatatccagccgcctcttgaatacattcaatgttttggcatcaactacttcctgtggtaatgaattccacaggctcaccactctttgaatggagaaatgtctcctcacctccgtcctaaatggtctaccctgaatcctcagactgtgacccctggttctggactcccccaccatcgggaacatcctccctgcatctactctgtcaaggcctattagaatttttaaagtctctatgagatcccccctcattcgtctgaactccagtgaaaacaatcctaacctagtcgatctctcctcatacatcagtcctgccatccccggattcagcctggtaaaccttcactgcactccctcaagagcaagaacatccttcctcagaaaaggagaccaaaactgcacacaatattctgggtgtggcctcaccaaaacccATCAAGATTAATTACCTACATTCAGCAACTGAAGCTACCATTTGGTTTCCGGAATATGCATTGGCTAAATCAATAAGGTATTGTAATTATTATTTCAAAGCAAGATTTTCAGATAAGAACATTAGTAAGCTGGTAagaccccagagggtggtgacagtctgtggAATGCCTGGGAGGCTGGTAGAGGAGAGTTGCCTCAtagcctttaaaaagtacctggataagcacttggcatatCACAaattgtgcagattaggtgaattggctatgctaaattcctaaaatcccaagatgtgtaggttaggggattagtggggtaaatacatgggggtaagGCCTCCCTCTCTAactctgtagaagagtcatactgactggaaatgttaacttttgtgttcccctctccacagatgctgccagaactggtgggattttccagcattttctgtttttgtttcagactccagcatctacaggattttgcttttacttaaacaagaaacatagaaaaacaacagcacaaacaggcccttcggccccacaagttgcgccgaacatttccctaccttctcggcctacctataaccctccatcctattaagtcccatgtactcacctAGGAATCTTATAGAAGAATGGGAATATTtacttggaaagatggaggcagcACATATATTTTAATGAAATTGCAAGAAATGCAAGATATAATTAAAGTAACTTGAGTTACTGTACAAAACATAAATCTT of Mustelus asterias chromosome 3, sMusAst1.hap1.1, whole genome shotgun sequence contains these proteins:
- the LOC144491615 gene encoding uncharacterized protein LOC144491615; the encoded protein is MESESYSSEDAEEGSEPCSPDIQEPPPLAGTREKAGMAKGSEVLVNVEDLILGCSFPVEGSESVEADGEDPGKMLEDLQQEPVSRTLPGGDHSLEADGMGSPLPEGEQGQDSEAMTDQELRESESVSNPTTEESAEEIREIRVKYACSQAEIRQLSVELNSSSCQVGLLQLELATEKERNQQQTRRIEELEKELRSNFTLIGVLADCKTKVEQLEELKRSSQELIFKFKESKETAIHLRERITELEFQQALNEQRIKELMDQMSQCTPTTETKDEARKQQEELLNHQSLSRTGEQIGCTQNESTHHQRKMVSHPSLPATNTSKVCKIL